AAGATACGATAGGGCAACCCCAGCGCATCCACCACATCCTTAAAGGCCAACAGTCCTCTCGACAGATTAGGCCCACCACGACCGATCACCACATAGATGGGAACCGGCCCGTGCGCGTTGAAATATTCACGGAGGGCGTCGGCCATCGCTCGGAAGGTAACAAAGATATCTGTATTATTGGCCTTACCACCGATCACAAACAGCACGTTGGTCTGCTTCAACCAATGCTTCAGGCAAATACGCATCACTTCGCGCATCTTCTCATAGGGTGGATTGCCGCCAAAATCCGACGAGATAATGGCATCATCGCCCAGAAATTCCGTCACCAACGAATTAGCCCCCCCCCCCAAAGGTGGGCGCCAGAATTGTCCCATTGGGATTGATCACCGAGACATCCGACTGACCCTGATAGGTACGGAGCTGGTTGATCTCCTGCTCGAAACTGGAATAATCCACCGCAAACAAGTCGTTAGGTAGGTGTAACCGCTTGACTCGGGGGTCATCGCGATCGAAACCACACTTGAAATCACAGGCAACCGGGGTCAATGAGCCTGGACGCTTTTGGCTCATCCGGATCGGATTCAGTTCCAACGTGGTCATGCCGTAGTGGTGGAATAGATCCCACAGCTTGGGCAAATTCTGCGCCAATGGCGAGATGATCTCACGTGGGGCATTGATATCCGAAAGAGCATTGGTGATAACGAAAGACTTGAGACCCGTTAGTGGGTCAAAGGGGATATTGGCGACCTGATCCTTGGGAAGTTCTTCAATCGCGATACCGCCACGGTGGGTAATCGTAATGGTCGGGGCCCGAAAGCGTGTCGAATCGCTAATCGAGAAATAGACTTCGTGTTCCGCCGGAACCGCCCCTTCAAAGGTTACGCCTCGCGACTTGTAAACATTATTGCCTACGCGATGCTCAGCAAAATAGAGGCGCTCCTTTTCCTTAATCGCCGTTTTGAGATCCTGCGCACGACCGATTAATCCCGCCTTACCTTTCTTACCAATACCGCCCTGAAAGTTTGGTTTGACGAACACTGCGCCACAGCGCGCGATCAAGTCCTTGATCTCGTGATCAGCCGCCTCTGGACCCAATACATCGGCCCGCGGAAAATCGACGATATCAAGGAGCTTCGCGCCATAAAGTAACCCACTGATATTCATGAATTATGCCCCATTACGTCAAATGGATTTTGGTATTCTTGATGACAGCCCTTTCACCCAGTCCATACAACAGACCAAGCCTATCCTGCCAACGTTGCGCTACTCATGCGGTAGCAACCACACCCAACCTATCAACACCGCACCTACCATCACAATCCACAAGGACAATGGCAGGACTACTCACCCAGAAACCGAGAGATTTTGTATAGAATTTTGCAGATTCTAGGCAGCACTGGGGATTTTTTTATGGAACCAGGAAACACCCCAAAGCCCATCTATCGACAGCTATCCACAGCAAGTCAATAAGTTACGCAACAACTCCGAGAGCTTCAATAACCCGTAATTGTTATGTAACATCATTCGCTTCAGGAAATCAACTCAATCGGCCTATGGGGAAATTAACTGATTAAATAACTCAAAAATCGCCCCGAAAAATTCTAAAAACCATTTATTATCATATATTTATATCTGCTTTCGGGGCAGTTGAACGGGTGTAGATAACTTTACTGGGGCTTCCCGCAACAGCCATTCCACCAAAATCAAAGGTTAGCCTCATAATAATCAGTCAGTTACCGCAAGTTCTGGACGGACGGAAACCACTATATATAATGAGAACTTATGGATCAGCCTATATAATAATTTTATAGGGAATCCTGAAATAGCCCTACTCAAGCAGATCGAAAAGTGGGGATTCGCTCCAACCCTAGCTTTGCGTTATCTTCACCCGAGCTGTTTAGCCCCTCGCCCTTATTCAAGGAGGGGATAGAGTCCCAATGAAAGGCTTGGAACCCCATTGATTCCAAGAAGGTTTGCCTGGGGGCAAGGGAGCTAAAAACTGCATCTTGATTTAAGGACAATATCGGACTATCTTGGACCTTATGTCCAAAATATACCACCCATTCAGAATTTGCCAAAAAAGTCGGCGTGACAACACGAACACTGCGTCGCTGGGAGGGCGATGGAAAATTGGTTGCGAAACGTCGTCCCAGTGGTCATCGATATTATGATGAATCTGATGTCCGCTCTTATCTTGGCGCTAAGGAGCAGGAGTCAGTCACCCCGGGCTAAAGCCCGAGGCTTGTGAAAGCAAGCCCGAGATTGACCAGCCTTAGTCCGAGAAATCGGACTACGTTGCAACGAAGTACAAGACTCACCTTGGGGCGCTTCCTCAACTCCAAGCTCTGAAAGCAGCAGAAGCAGACACGCGACGGGTACGCACGAAACGGTCTGCTGCAAGGTTCGCAAGAATCGAAGCTGCGTTGCAACATTGGCGAGGGGAGCGAGCCGAAAGGCTCCGTCACTAGGCGCGTAAGCGCATTTTTTGAGAAGCAAAATGGCCGTTTTTGTATTAGACAAACATTAGACCTTATCGGAAACCCCCTACCTAGCTCTGCCGGACAACGCAACCTCATGATTTATATTGACTGTGGTGGGTGATGAGGAGGTTTCCGATAAGGTCTATTATCGGAAACCTCACCCCCCGCCCCCCTCTCCTTAACAGGAGAGGGGGAGAATTATTCCGTTGTTATGCTTAACTCCTCGACGGAACAGGCAAAAAATCTCCCTCTCTCCTGTTAAGGAGAGAGGGTCGGGGGGTGAGGTTTTGGGTTTCCGATAATGTCTAATATCTAACCTATTCTGTTTAATAGACCTTATCGGAAACCCCCTACCTAGCTCTGCCGGACAACGCAACCTCATGATTTATATTGACTGTGGTGGGTGATGAGGAGGTTTCCGATAAGGTCTATTATCGGAAACCTCACCCCCCGCCCCCCTCTCCTTAACAGGAGAGGGGGAGAATTATTCCGTTGTTATGCTTAACTCCTCGACGGAACAGGCAAAAAATCTCCCTCTCTCCTGTTAAGGAGAGAGGGTCGGGGGGTGAGGTTTTGGGTTTCCGATAATGTCTATTGAATCCGACGTACTCAAAGACAAAAATCAGTGCCGAGCAAAACTTCGAGCTATCGCCGAGAACACTCGTAATAACCGTAAGCGCCAACACATACTCAAATACAATCTTGGCCGCAAGAAAAAACAGCGTCATGCAAAAATAATAAAGACTCAGATTCGTGATAAAGTTTACCAGGCGGTTCATGCCGTTGTTGATAAAGCTAGTGTGATAGTAGCGGAAGATTTGACCGCTCAAATGAGTGGCAAGAATTTTGGTAGAAATGTGAATCGTCGTTTGGCGAATTGGACCAAAGGCATCATCGCCGAGGCGATTGAGAATGTATCCCAGCGTAGAGGTTCTACGTTGGTTCTCGTTAATCCTGCTTATACCTCACAAATGGATTCTCGGAGCGGCTGTTTACTAGGTAGCCGCAAAGGGGATCAATTTCACTGTTTCGACGGGGTGGTTTTGCAGGCGGATGAGAACGCTGCGCGAAACGTTTTAGCAAGACTTCACGATCCGGGGATAGATCGATGGACGCCTTTCAAGAAGGTGAAATCTATATTGCTAGAACGGACCGAGCGCCTCCGGTTGAGACTGTCCAACCAGGACTCCAGTTGCAGGCCGACAAACCTATCAACGGAGAGCTAAATATCTAAAAATCTGGATGTCCAAGTTTGTTCGGGTTTTTAGAAGCAGATAGCTTGATAAACGGCGCAATCCTTTAACTTAACTCTGTTAATCACGTTCCATCCCTAGAGAAAACCGGAGAGTATGCATGAAACCGATGAATTTGACGGAAAAGATACTTGTCGCACACTTGGTTGGCGGTAGTGAATTACCGCCGGCAGGTGAGGTAATAACAATTCGGATCGACGAAGCCTTTACCCAGGATGCTACCGGGACCATGGCCATGCTTCAGTTGGAAGCCATGGGTGTCAAGCGAGTCAAACCGTTGTCGGTCAACTTTGTTGACCACAGCATGATGCAGTCGGGCTTTCGCAACCCAGACGACCACGAATACCTGCGTACCGTATCGCAGAAGCTCGGTATCGTTTTCTCCCCACCGGGTACCGGCATTTGTCACTTTCTCAACGTTGAAAACTTCGTCAAGCCCGGCATGACCGGGATCGGCGCCGACAGCCACACGGTGAACGCCGGCGGCATGGCGGCCATCTACTTTGGGGCGGGCGGCTACGACGTTGCCCTGGCAATGGCCACTGGCGAATACCAGATCCCCATGCCTCAGGTGGTGAAGATTAACCTCACCGGCAGCCTGCCTGACGGGGTTATGGCCATGGATGTGATCCTGAAGATGCTGTCCATCTTTGGCGTCAAGGGTGGCAAGGGTAAAATTTTTGAGTACGCTGGTCCGGGTGTGGCAAGCCTCTCCCTGACCGAGCGCGCCACCATCACCAACATGGGCGCCGAGATGGGGGCCTCCACCTCGATCTTCCCCAGTGATGAACGTACCCGTGAATACCTGGAGAGTCGTGGTCGTGGTGCGGATTATCAGGCCCTGGCGGCGGACGAAGGGGCACAGTACGCGGATCAGACCGACATCGACCTGTCGGCGCTGGAGCCGCTCATCGCCATCTACCCCTCTCCGGGTAACGTGGAGCGGGTCGCGGCCCACCTGGGCACCCCGGTCCA
The window above is part of the Gammaproteobacteria bacterium genome. Proteins encoded here:
- a CDS encoding transposase, whose protein sequence is MSIESDVLKDKNQCRAKLRAIAENTRNNRKRQHILKYNLGRKKKQRHAKIIKTQIRDKVYQAVHAVVDKASVIVAEDLTAQMSGKNFGRNVNRRLANWTKGIIAEAIENVSQRRGSTLVLVNPAYTSQMDSRSGCLLGSRKGDQFHCFDGVVLQADENAARNVLARLHDPGIDRWTPFKKVKSILLERTERLRLRLSNQDSSCRPTNLSTES
- a CDS encoding hypothetical protein (Evidence 5 : Unknown function), producing the protein MSGQIFRYYHTSFINNGMNRLVNFITNLSLYYFCMTLFFLAAKIVFEYVLALTVITSVLGDSSKFCSALIFVFEYVGFNRHYRKPKTSPPDPLSLTGEREIFCLFRRGVKHNNGIILPLSC
- a CDS encoding hypothetical protein (Evidence 5 : Unknown function), whose translation is MGQFWRPPLGGGANSLVTEFLGDDAIISSDFGGNPPYEKMREVMRICLKHWLKQTNVLFVIGGKANNTDIFVTFRAMADALREYFNAHGPVPIYVVIGRGGPNLSRGLLAFKDVVDALGLPYRIFAFDSAMTDVVRYAQAADKWMKAGGREMLAKKLGVAA
- a CDS encoding hypothetical protein (Evidence 5 : Unknown function), with translation MNISGLLYGAKLLDIVDFPRADVLGPEAADHEIKDLIARCGAVFVKPNFQGGIGKKGKAGLIGRAQDLKTAIKEKERLYFAEHRVGNNVYKSRGVTFEGAVPAEHEVYFSISDSTRFRAPTITITHRGGIAIEELPKDQVANIPFDPLTGLKSFVITNALSDINAPREIISPLAQNLPKLWDLFHHYGMTTLELNPIRMSQKRPGSLTPVACDFKCGFDRDDPRVKRLHLPNDLFAVDYSSFEQEINQLRTYQGQSDVSVINPNGTILAPTFGGGG
- a CDS encoding hypothetical protein (Evidence 5 : Unknown function) gives rise to the protein MRLRCPAELGRGFPIRSIKQNRLDIRHYRKPKTSPPDPLSLTGEREIFCLFRRGVKHNNGIILPLSC
- a CDS encoding hypothetical protein (Evidence 5 : Unknown function) — its product is MANSEWVVYFGHKVQDSPILSLNQDAVFSSLAPRQTFLESMGFQAFHWDSIPSLNKGEGLNSSGEDNAKLGLERIPTFRSA